In a single window of the Massilia oculi genome:
- a CDS encoding HNH endonuclease gives MPPRPKTICRKVGCGALIDAPGYCARHAKQATGWNRSNQGKTSTERGYDYAWQQRRKRILSRDAGLCQIKGPKCTFVAREVDHIVNKAAARARGWSDEQIEADENLQAVCPCCHAAKTRAEGGTPALKSGAL, from the coding sequence ATGCCGCCACGCCCTAAGACAATATGTAGGAAAGTCGGGTGCGGGGCGCTGATTGATGCGCCAGGCTACTGCGCCCGACACGCCAAGCAGGCGACGGGTTGGAACCGCTCGAACCAGGGCAAGACAAGCACCGAGCGCGGATACGACTATGCGTGGCAGCAGCGGCGCAAGCGAATCCTGAGCCGCGATGCGGGCCTGTGCCAGATCAAGGGGCCGAAATGCACCTTCGTTGCGCGTGAGGTCGATCACATCGTGAACAAGGCGGCTGCCCGCGCGCGGGGGTGGTCTGACGAGCAGATTGAGGCCGACGAGAACCTGCAGGCGGTCTGCCCCTGCTGCCACGCGGCCAAGACGAGGGCCGAAGGGGGTACCCCCGCCCTAAAGTCTGGGGCCCTTTGA
- a CDS encoding phage portal protein: protein MGFFDWFSRQPAEAGDNSAQASEEPAVPPWSMTPTHAAMTSADLMDFMRGGETASGEYVTTSKALENMALLRCVSLISESIGMLPLNLTIRGEEKAYAVDHPLYRVLKRRPNEFQGPYKFKSTMQLRALIHGNAYARVIWRGNTVVRLIPLDSRKVTPKMNDDFTVRYEVQRPDGSVVTLAARDIFHLADLAPDEHGLIGLSRVDKARESIGLSLQAQKAAARIFKNGVMAGGALSYPNKLNTQQIENIQNSLQARYAGADQAHKWMILEDGIKAEKWANTANDSQLQEGRNHQIEEIARAFGVPRPLLMMDDTSWGSGIEQLGIFFVQYGLQHWFDIWEDEVALKLLTEKESDLYAAKFNEHALLRGTLKDQADFFAKALGSGGSKPFMKQNEVRDRLDLPKSDDPAADSLESTLTRNANVPPATT from the coding sequence ATGGGATTTTTCGATTGGTTTTCTCGCCAGCCAGCAGAGGCTGGCGACAATTCCGCCCAGGCGAGCGAGGAGCCCGCGGTGCCGCCATGGTCGATGACCCCGACGCACGCGGCAATGACCAGCGCTGACCTGATGGACTTCATGCGCGGCGGCGAAACGGCGAGTGGCGAATATGTCACGACCTCGAAAGCGCTGGAGAACATGGCTCTGCTGCGGTGCGTGAGCCTGATCTCCGAATCGATCGGCATGCTGCCGCTGAACCTGACAATTCGCGGCGAGGAAAAGGCGTATGCCGTCGACCACCCGCTGTATCGAGTGCTCAAGCGTCGGCCCAACGAATTCCAGGGGCCGTACAAGTTCAAGAGCACGATGCAGTTGCGCGCGCTCATCCACGGAAATGCTTACGCCAGGGTGATCTGGCGAGGCAATACCGTGGTGCGGCTTATACCGCTGGACTCGCGCAAGGTCACGCCGAAGATGAACGACGACTTCACCGTTCGTTACGAGGTGCAGCGGCCGGACGGCAGCGTGGTGACGCTTGCCGCCCGCGACATCTTCCACCTGGCTGACTTGGCGCCGGACGAACACGGTCTAATCGGCCTTTCCCGTGTCGACAAGGCCAGGGAGTCGATCGGCCTTTCGCTGCAGGCACAGAAGGCCGCCGCCCGTATTTTCAAGAATGGCGTCATGGCCGGGGGCGCGCTGTCGTACCCGAACAAGCTGAATACGCAGCAGATCGAGAACATTCAAAACAGCCTTCAGGCCCGCTACGCCGGCGCCGACCAGGCTCATAAATGGATGATCCTCGAGGACGGCATTAAGGCCGAGAAGTGGGCGAACACGGCGAACGACTCGCAGCTGCAAGAAGGGCGCAACCACCAAATCGAGGAAATCGCCCGGGCGTTCGGCGTGCCCCGGCCGCTCCTGATGATGGACGACACGTCCTGGGGTAGCGGCATCGAGCAGCTCGGCATCTTCTTCGTGCAGTACGGGCTACAGCACTGGTTCGACATCTGGGAAGACGAGGTGGCGCTCAAGTTGTTGACCGAGAAGGAGAGTGATCTTTATGCCGCCAAGTTCAACGAGCACGCGCTGCTGCGCGGCACGCTCAAGGACCAGGCTGACTTCTTCGCCAAGGCCCTGGGCTCGGGCGGTAGCAAGCCGTTCATGAAGCAAAACGAGGTCCGCGACAGGCTGGACCTGCCGAAATCGGACGATCCCGCGGCCGACTCGCTCGAAAGCACTCTCACAAGGAACGCGAATGTCCCTCCTGCAACTACCTGA
- a CDS encoding terminase large subunit — protein sequence MSADHVGIALEYAQGVVKKKIVACKWVRLACKRHLDDLKAAKKRGAKYYFDDDAANRVCQFLSLMPHTKGKWAQKRELIVLQPWQCFAFCALFGWKRKKDGRRRFRKAYFAVPRKNGKSIIGSGIGLYMFSADGEFGAEVYAGAGTEKQAWEVFRPAKQMLERTPELRDALGAEVWAKALVNPGDGSRFEPVIGKPGDGSSPSCAIVDEYHEHDTSDLVDTMETGMGSREQPLMLMITTAGFNIAGPCFDQESEAKKVLEGVLDNEELFALIYTIDDKDRWDDPKALYKANPNMGISVDEDFLLSQQRQAVQSASKQTRFKTKHLNVWCSAKSAWLNILDWNKCADYKLRPEQFKGERCYVILDLASRSDVCVIMLMFVKEIDGKQHFFLFGHYYLPEHAIENDPKNSGAYRKWVIEGSLQQHEGAEIDFDLIEEDTLALIGEYGPEEVVFDPFRAAQLEQRLTKRGITAVEVGQTVKNLSLPMKEFESAVKAGRVHHDGNPVLTWMASNVVAKLDAKDNIYPRKEKPEQKIDGIVATIMGMNRAISGEFAAESAYEERGILMF from the coding sequence ATGTCCGCCGACCATGTCGGCATCGCTCTGGAATACGCGCAGGGGGTCGTAAAGAAAAAGATCGTGGCTTGCAAATGGGTCCGCCTGGCGTGCAAGCGTCACCTCGACGACCTCAAGGCAGCCAAAAAGCGCGGTGCCAAGTATTACTTTGACGACGACGCGGCGAATCGGGTGTGCCAGTTCTTGTCGCTCATGCCTCACACGAAGGGGAAGTGGGCGCAGAAGCGGGAGCTGATCGTCCTCCAGCCGTGGCAGTGCTTTGCGTTCTGCGCGTTGTTCGGATGGAAACGCAAGAAGGACGGCCGCCGCCGCTTCCGCAAAGCGTACTTCGCCGTCCCCCGGAAGAACGGCAAGTCCATCATCGGCTCGGGCATCGGCTTGTATATGTTCTCGGCCGACGGTGAGTTCGGCGCCGAGGTGTACGCCGGCGCTGGCACCGAGAAGCAGGCATGGGAAGTATTCCGGCCGGCGAAGCAGATGCTCGAGCGCACGCCCGAGCTGCGCGACGCCCTGGGGGCCGAGGTCTGGGCCAAGGCGCTGGTCAACCCTGGTGACGGCTCGCGCTTCGAACCAGTGATCGGCAAGCCTGGTGACGGCTCAAGCCCGTCATGCGCGATCGTGGACGAATACCACGAACACGACACCAGCGACCTGGTCGACACCATGGAAACCGGCATGGGCTCGCGCGAGCAGCCCCTCATGCTGATGATCACGACGGCCGGGTTCAACATCGCCGGCCCATGCTTCGATCAGGAATCGGAGGCAAAGAAGGTGCTGGAGGGCGTCCTCGACAACGAGGAGCTGTTCGCGCTGATCTACACAATCGACGACAAGGACCGCTGGGACGATCCGAAGGCGCTGTACAAGGCGAACCCCAACATGGGGATCTCGGTCGACGAGGACTTCCTCCTGAGCCAGCAGCGGCAGGCGGTGCAGAGTGCTTCGAAACAGACTCGATTCAAAACGAAGCATCTGAACGTGTGGTGCTCGGCCAAGTCGGCCTGGCTGAACATCCTCGACTGGAACAAGTGCGCGGACTACAAGCTGCGGCCCGAGCAATTCAAGGGCGAGCGGTGCTACGTGATCCTGGACTTGGCCAGCCGGTCAGACGTCTGCGTGATTATGCTGATGTTCGTCAAGGAGATCGACGGCAAGCAGCACTTTTTCCTGTTCGGCCACTACTACCTGCCCGAGCACGCGATCGAGAACGACCCGAAAAACTCTGGCGCTTATCGCAAGTGGGTCATCGAGGGATCGCTTCAGCAGCATGAGGGCGCCGAGATCGACTTCGACCTGATCGAGGAAGACACCTTGGCGCTGATCGGCGAGTACGGGCCTGAAGAGGTGGTGTTCGATCCATTCCGCGCCGCCCAGCTCGAGCAGCGCCTGACGAAGCGCGGCATCACCGCGGTTGAGGTCGGGCAAACGGTCAAGAACCTGTCGCTGCCGATGAAGGAATTCGAGAGCGCTGTGAAGGCCGGCCGGGTGCACCACGATGGCAATCCGGTTTTGACCTGGATGGCATCAAACGTCGTGGCCAAGCTCGACGCGAAGGACAACATCTACCCGCGCAAGGAAAAGCCGGAGCAGAAAATCGACGGCATCGTCGCAACAATCATGGGCATGAACCGGGCGATCAGCGGCGAGTTCGCTGCCGAATCCGCATACGAAGAGCGCGGAATTCTGATGTTCTAA